The Vicia villosa cultivar HV-30 ecotype Madison, WI linkage group LG1, Vvil1.0, whole genome shotgun sequence genome includes a region encoding these proteins:
- the LOC131658316 gene encoding uncharacterized protein LOC131658316, which produces MPLKLKDPGSFSIPCVIGKFIIDKALCDLGASVSLIPLSICEKLKLGELRPTKMSLQLADRLVKFPVCMLENVPVRIGEFYIHTDFIIMDIKEHSNIRIILGRPFLATVGAILDVKKGKLTFEVGEEKVEFILSQLFKAPTIKDSCCFLDVIDECVKEMEKQQNTYSEVLNIPIPHIFKDDNWREEYQDDNLSECLALTPDPIPFLKKPVIELKALPKDLRYEFLDEELERPVIVNVDLSQIKTEKLLYVIRKYPTALG; this is translated from the coding sequence ATGCCTCTTAAActaaaagaccctggtagtttttCCATACCATGTGTAATCGGAAAATTTATCATAGACAAAGCTTTATGTGATTTAGGAGCAAGTGTTAGTCTAATTCCTCTATCCATTTGCGAAAAACTCAAATTAGGTGAATTAAGACCAACCAAGATGTCTTTGCAACTAGCTGACCGATTAGTTAAATTTCCTGTATGTATGCTTGAAAATGTTCCTGTTCGTATAGGAGAATTCTATATCCACACCGACTTCATAATAATGGATATTAAGGAACACTCCAACATCCGTATTATTTTAGGTAGACCATTCCTGGCCACCGTTGGAGCCATCTTAGACGTGAAGAAAGGAAAACTAACTTTTGAGGTTGGTGAAGAAAAAGTAGAGTTTATTCTCTCTCAATTATTCAAAGCACCTACTATAAAAGATTCATGTTGTTTCTTAGATGTTATTGATGAATGCGTTAAAGAAATGGAGAAGCAACAAAATACCTACTCTGAAGTATTAAACATTCCTATACCACATATTTTCAAAGACGATAATTGGCGCGAGGAATACCAAGATGACAATCTAAGTGAATGCCTAGCATTAACCCCTGATCCTATTCCTTTCCTTAAGAAACCTGTTATCGAACTTAAAGCACTACCCAAAGACTTAAGGTACGAATTCCTAGATGAAGAACTCGAACGACCAGTGATAGTCAATGTTGATTTAAGCCAAATAAAAACTGAAAAACTACTTTATGTTATAAGGaaatacccaaccgctttaggCTAA